A genomic segment from Saccharomyces eubayanus strain FM1318 chromosome IX, whole genome shotgun sequence encodes:
- the OM45 gene encoding Om45p: MSSRIIVGSAALAAAITASIMVREQRAKGQGRDGRASVCYNNQDYGSSVPPQWGKLHNIKQGLKEDALSLKDALLGVSQQAREEAPGAVRRVISAEEDSRTRKNLSQKSKDSSSQSIFNWGFSEAERRKAIAIGEFDVAKKRFEEAVDRGEKELLSTVMREKKAALDRASLEYEKYGKAGDFNELSDKLDQQERDSNPLNRLLKKNVNSGSTEEAAARSVRGWGETAQEFGREEMEEAKRNASSQPSEAQRRLNELKKIKEKGWFGYNKGEQSEQQIAERVARGLEGWGETAAQLSKDEMDDLRWNYENSKKQLDKNVSDAMTSLSKAKEDLKQYGSHWWSGWTAKVDNDKEALKDEAQKKYDEALKKYDDAKDKFKEWTDNGDGKFWSSKKN; this comes from the coding sequence ATGTCTTCAAGAATCATCGTCGGTAGTGCAGCGCTAGCCGCTGCCATCACAGCCAGCATCATGGTCAGGGAGCAGAGGGCCAAGGGCCAGGGAAGAGATGGCAGGGCCAGCGTCTGCTACAACAACCAGGACTACGGCAGCTCGGTGCCTCCGCAGTGGGGAAAGCTGCACAACATCAAGCAAGGACTGAAGGAGGACGCATTGTCGTTGAAGGACGCCCTGCTAGGCGTTTCACAGCAGGCCAGGGAGGAGGCTCCTGGTGCAGTCAGACGTGTGATCTCCGCAGAGGAGGACTCTCGGACACGCAAGAACTTAAGTCAGAAGTCCAAGGACTCTTCCTCGCAGAGCATCTTTAACTGGGGGTTCAGCGAGGCTGAGAGAAGAAAGGCCATAGCCATCGGAGAGTTCGATGTTGCGAAGAAACGGTTCGAAGAGGCTGTAGACCGCGGCGAGAAGGAACTCTTGTCCACTGTGATGAGAGAGAAGAAAGCCGCCTTGGACAGGGCATCCTTGGAGTACGAGAAGTACGGGAAGGCTGGGGACTTCAACGAGCTGTCGGACAAGCTGGACCAGCAGGAGAGGGACAGCAACCCTTTGAATCGtttgctgaagaagaacgtGAACAGCGGTAGTACCGAAGAAGCTGCTGCAAGAAGTGTGCGAGGCTGGGGTGAAACTGCCCAGGAGTTTGGTAGAGAGGAGATGGAAGAGGCCAAGAGGAACGCGTCTTCGCAGCCTAGTGAGGCCCAAAGGCGTCTCAACgaactgaagaagatcaagGAGAAGGGCTGGTTCGGTTACAACAAGGGCGAACAAAGCGAGCAGCAGATTGCTGAAAGAGTGGCCAGGGGCCTGGAAGGCTGGGGTGAAACTGCGGCCCAACTTTCTAAGGATGAAATGGATGATTTGAGATGGAATTACGAAAACTCGAAGAAGCAACTGGACAAAAACGTGTCGGACGCGATGACTTCATTGTCCAAAGCCAAGGAGGACTTGAAGCAGTATGGTAGCCATTGGTGGTCTGGATGGACGGCCAAGGTCGACAACGACAAGGAAGCTTTGAAAGATGAAGCTCAGAAAAAGTACGACGAAGCATTAAAGAAGTACGACGACGCCAAGGACAAATTTAAGGAGTGGACCGATAACGGCGATGGCAAATTTTGGagctcaaagaaaaactag
- the TPM2 gene encoding tropomyosin TPM2: MEKIKEKLNSLKLESESWQEKYEGLREQVKELEQSNTEKENEIKALSAKNEQFDHEVEKLEHQLAETKQLAEDSNNLRSHNENYTKKNQDLEQQLEDSETKLKEAMDKLKEADLNSEQMGRKIVALEEERDEWEKKCEDFQSKYEEAKKELDEIANSLENL, from the coding sequence atggaaaagatCAAGGAGAAATTGAACAGTTTGAAACTAGAATCTGAATCATGGCAGGAAAAATATGAGGGGTTAAGAGAACAAGTCAAAGAATTAGAGCAATCTAATActgagaaagaaaacgagATCAAAGCATTGTCTGCTAAGAACGAGCAGTTCGATCATGAAGTAGAAAAATTAGAGCATCAATTGGCTGAAACTAAACAATTGGCTGAAGACTCGAACAATTTAAGGTCTCATAATGAAAACTACACCAAGAAGAATCAAGACTTAGAACAACAACTAGAAGACAGTGAAACCAAATTAAAAGAAGCTATGGATAAACTGAAAGAAGCAGACTTGAACTCTGAGCAAATGGGCAGAAAGATCGTTGCTTTGGAGGAAGAGAGAGACGAAtgggaaaagaaatgtgaagattttcaaagcaAATACGAAGAAGCCAAGAAGGAATTGGATGAGATTGCtaattctttggaaaatttatGA
- the TMA108 gene encoding Tma108p, whose translation MSDNLLSLSNPVVPCHYELCLDIDPSSPNFKGKAKIELKFNPNSTSLASIEDNFTQFKLHSRDLVVLSAHATVGSAKFDLKVSQDTQNHWSVFQSESPIQLSNESPLVLSVQYVGKIRSIKTHHDATFGIFKTNFMDPKTGTSNNHVVATHCQPFSASNIFPCVDEPSAKSTIQLNITMNSQYKAVSNSPIEAIETLDNPQKHLVKFATTPLMTTSVFGFALGDLEFLKTEVKLQNNITMPVSIYAPWDIANATFTLDTIQKYLPVLESYFQCPYPLPKLDFVLLPYLTDMAMENFGMITIQLNHLLLPPSALASDTIREQAQQLIVHELVHQWMGNYITFDSWEHLWFNESFATWLACHVLEQKGDLPQYWTSEPYLLQQVEPIMCKDASDFNSKSISQIAQRKTSMNSHTSDIFDPEAYAKGIVMLRSLQLAIGDTHLQKGLQSVFEDTKTFHERSVKPMDIWNHIGKTLKSQNITNFVSSWTRTPGLPVVKVELEQQDGKTQTKLTQHRFINQLSSDEKAQLEDVPYQIPLFGVLPDCTLDTENVLLTDRTLTLNYPVLVLNHFAQGYYRVSYESKECYTQISDKIIEGTLSEIDLWKIFLDLSQFIGDESFQGSIHLVGLCEILNNIASSSSKIPSKYWGPLSKGLEILQTTDRAILSSSRLQSFLRKKIIIPLFDKIEWPQGEFDESTDPYELKVMSQVLFLNKNSQKCDELCQIYFKRLLQGPRSSVPLELVNSILVVVSQHCSNIKQWKKIFDLVKHSSCAGITNHIVNLYNQSNDETISSIQNSAIESLGFCLDLDIVKKILNFVTSNIESEGMELALFGFNYNFKKRLNKKGKPQDEVVRELIWKWFTDNFDQWARKATRKGTTTGDRLHKVLRSISLVIFQMFVPDEPERIEKFINLKKEKLSQHLLSLDDIWTSVQQDEVSRKTISKMLTPIV comes from the coding sequence ATGTCCGATAATCTGCTATCTTTGTCGAATCCCGTAGTGCCATGCCATTACGAATTGTGCCTAGACATCGACCCGTCATCGCCCAATTTCAAAGGTAAGGCCAAGATCGAGTTGAAATTCAATCCGAATTCCACCTCTTTAGCCTCCATCGAGGACAATTTCACCCAGTTCAAACTGCATTCCAGGGACTTGGTTGTTTTGTCTGCGCATGCCACCGTTGGCTCTGCAAAATTCGATCTGAAAGTGTCTCAAGACACCCAAAATCATTGGTCAGTTTTCCAGTCTGAATCGCCAATTCAATTGTCCAACGAATCACCGTTGGTCTTGTCCGTCCAATACGTGGGTAAAATCCGCAGCATAAAGACCCACCACGATGCGACTTTTGGTATTTTCAAGACAAACTTCATGGATCCCAAAACAGGAACTTCCAACAACCATGTGGTGGCTACGCACTGCCAACCGTTTTCCGCTAGTAACATTTTCCCCTGTGTTGACGAACCTTCGGCCAAATCCACTATTCAATTAAACATTACTATGAACTCGCAGTATAAAGCCGTTTCCAATTCGCCCATCGAGGCTATTGAGACTTTGGATAATCCGCAAAAACATTTGGTAAAATTCGCCACGACGCCCTTGATGACCACTTCCGTGTTTGGTTTTGCCCTGGGTGACttggagtttttgaaaactgaaGTCAAATTGCAGAATAACATAACCATGCCTGTCTCCATCTATGCGCCTTGGGATATTGCTAATGCCACTTTCACCTTAGACACAATCCAAAAGTATCTGCCTGTTTTGGAATCCTATTTCCAGTGCCCATATCCTCTGCCCAAGTTGGACTTCGTCTTATTGCCATATTTGACAGACATGGCAATGGAAAATTTTGGTATGATCACCATTCAACTAAATCACTTACTCCTTCCACCAAGTGCCCTGGCTAGCGATACCATCAGAGAGCAAGCCCAACAGCTCATTGTTCATGAGCTGGTCCATCAGTGGATGGGTAACTACATTACTTTTGACTCATGGGAGCATCTTTGGTTCAATGAGTCCTTTGCCACTTGGTTGGCATGCCACGTCCTAGAACAGAAAGGTGATTTGCCCCAATATTGGACTTCAGAGCCCTATTTGCTACAACAAGTAGAACCCATCATGTGCAAAGACGCATCTGATTTCAATAGCAAAAGTATCTCCCAGATTGCACAGCGGAAGACTAGTATGAACTCACATACATCCGACATCTTTGATCCTGAGGCATACGCAAAAGGTATCGTTATGCTGAGGTCTTTGCAATTGGCTATAGGTGATACTCATTTACAGAAGGGTCTCCAGagtgtttttgaagatacCAAAACATTCCATGAAAGAAGCGTCAAGCCCATGGATATCTGGAATCATATCGGGAAGACTTTGAAATCTCAAAATATAACTAATTTTGTTTCATCTTGGACAAGAACTCCAGGCTTACCTGTCGTTAAAGTAGAATTAGAACAACAAGATGGAAAGACTCAAACAAAATTAACCCAACATAGATTTATCAATCAATTGTCTAGCGATGAGAAAGCCCAATTAGAAGATGTCCCATACCAAATTCCCCTATTTGGTGTCTTGCCAGACTGTACATTGGATACCGAGAATGTTTTATTGACTGATAGAACATTAACGTTAAATTATCCTGTCCTGGTGCTCAACCATTTTGCACAAGGTTATTATCGTGTCTCATACGAATCCAAAGAATGCTATACCCAAATCAGCGATAAAATAATCGAAGGTACGCTATCCGAGATTGACCTTTGGAAGATTTTCTTAGACTTATCGCAGTTTATCGGTGACGAAAGTTTCCAGGGTTCTATTCATTTAGTTGGTCTTTGTGAGATATTGAACAACATTGCTTCATCCTCCTCAAAAATTCCATCAAAATATTGGGGCCCATTATCCAAGGGGTTGGAAATTCTACAAACAACTGACCGTGCCATTTTATCAAGCTCTAGATTACAGTCctttttgagaaagaagataatTATTCCACTTTTCGATAAGATTGAATGGCCCCAGGGCGAATTTGATGAGAGCACAGATCCTTACGAACTGAAGGTCATGTCGcaagttttgtttttgaacaaaaactCTCAGAAATGTGATGAATTGTGTCAAATTTACTTCAAGCGTTTATTGCAAGGTCCACGTTCAAGCGTCCCATTAGAACTAGTGAATTCCATCCTTGTTGTAGTGTCTCAACATTGTTCAAACATTAAGCAGTGGAAAAAGATATTTGATTTGGTCAAACACAGCTCTTGTGCTGGTATCACGAACCACATTGTTAACCTATACAACCAAAGTAATGATGAAACTATCAGCTCAATCCAAAACAGTGCAATTGAATCTCTTGGATTCTGTCTAGATTTAGACATAGTGAAAAAGATTCTGAATTTTGTCACTTCTAACATTGAATCCGAGGGGATGGAACTGGCGTTATTCGGGTTCAACTACAACTTTAAAAAGAGGTTAAACAAGAAGGGGAAACCCCAAGACGAAGTCGTTCGGGAATTGATCTGGAAATGGTTCACGGACAATTTCGACCAATGGGCACGGAAGGCTACAAGGAAGGGCACTACTACAGGCGACCGTCTGCACAAGGTGTTGAGAAGCATTTCCTTGGTAATCTTTCAAATGTTTGTTCCAGATGAGCCAGAAAGGATCgaaaaattcatcaatttaaaaaaagaaaagttgagTCAACACTTATTATCATTGGATGACATCTGGACTTCTGTTCAACAAGATGAAGTGTCCAGAAAGACTATAAGTAAGATGCTGACTCCCATCGTGTGA